The genomic stretch ACATTTCAATCAGTTTTTTAAAAAATGTGATAGTTTGCTAAAACCAGGCGGATTATTCATGCTACAAGCGATCACGATGAATGAACAATCCTATGATCAGGCGATCAAAAATATCGATTTCATCAAGAAATACATTTTTCCAGGCGGATGCTTACCGTCTATCCATGGCATGGGAAAAAGCATCGCCCAACACACACGTTTGCAATGGCTAAGCTTAACGGATATTGGCAAACATTATGCTGATACACTAGCGCATTGGCATGAGCGTTTTCTCAACAATATTGAAACTGTACGTGGCTTAGGTTTTTCCGAAGAATTTATTCGTACATGGCAGTATTATTTCTGCTATTGTGAGGCAGGCTTTCACGAACAATACATTAGTGATGTGCAAGTCGTATTGCAGAAGCGAGTTGAAGAGCCAGGTCAAGCGACAGCATCTCCCGGTTAAGGATTTTGGGTGTTTAGATCAATCAATGCCCGCTATTCAGGGGTGTTGATTTTAAAACCGGGAGATGCTTCCTTTAATCTATTTAGGGGAGAGAGTCACGATTCTCTCCCCTAACACCCCTCATCGCGGAAGGGAAATCTTCGAAAATATCTTGCAATACACTTTATTATTTTACTACTTTCTCTTGGAGGAATCGTTATGGCCAAATATGAAGAACCCGATTTTCAGGTAATTGAATCATATGATCAGATTCAGATTCGAGCCTATAAACCAATGATAATAGCTGAAGTCGAAGTGATGGGTGAAAGGGACGTTGCAATTAGTCAAGGTTTTCGTTTAATTGCTAATTATATATTTGGTAATAATGAGTCTAAAACCGCTGCAACAAAATCAAATGAAAAAATCAAAATGACAGTACCGGTCATACAACAACAGAGTGAAACAATTTCAATGACAGCGCCCGTTATGCAGCAGCAAAACGCAAACATAAATAACTGGTTAGTTCAGTTTGTTATGCCAAAATCTTATACCTTAAAGACTTTACCCAATCCCAATAATACAAAAGTCAGACTTCGAGAAAAGGATGGCTATAAAGCGGTTGTGATACGTTTTTCGGGTTCGTCTAGCGCGCGTAATTTGCAAAATCATTTAATTGAACTGAAAAATTTTGTCAGTGCTCACAAACTCAACGTCATTGGTGGACCGATTTATGCTTTCTACAATCCCCCTTGGACGCTGCCATTTTTTAGGCGAAATGAAATAATGTTGAAGCTTAGGTGAAGAGAGGCAACACAAAATCAGTGTCCAAAAGAGATAGGTGTCACACAACTTTTCATTAGTGCTGATAAGTAATCTAAGATTTTATATAGCTGCGGTGTTATGTTAAATAAAACTTGGATATCAGCCGCTAAATTGATTATTTCAGGGTCACTCCTGTACTGAAGCGAAGCCTGAGCGCATTTCATAGCATCCTCATAAGCCCCATTCAGCTTATAACATTTAGCTAACTCTCTGTATAAATTTGATAATTGAAAGGGATCCTTATAAATTTTAATCATGCCTTCAATCACGCTGATTACATCCTTATGGTGCCCCAAAGTACGCATTGCAACCACGTAAGCCATCATCGTTTGAAATGTGTACCTTGGAGTCCTTCGATAATTATTTACTACACATTGTGACACATGCAAGCGTACTAGCTTATCGTCTCTTTTGGATTTAATTTCCTCAACATCAACTCTATTTCTAACCTCTTCAGAACAACCGGGCAAAAGCGTTAACGTCTGCTCATAATCCTCTTCATTTAAACAAGACTGTATTTTCAACAATTGTACTTTAGATGGGTCTATTTCTGTCTCGGAAATTGCTAGAAACTTTTCTAACAATGATTTCTCACCTAAAATAACACAATATTCTACCAAACTAGGACAAACAGATAATGTTAATTTAGAATGATCACCCAAAATATTAAAAATGAGCTTATGTATATGCAGCGTTTTTGGATGATACTTGCCGAAATAGTGACGAAATATTTTTAAAATGGCGATTGTTTCTCTTATTGCCTCATCACATTTATTCAGATCCCACTGCACTAAGGCTCGATTGCATCGTGTCATAGCTGTTTCTACATGATCGAAGCCAAATTTTTTAGTTTGAATATCAATGGCCTTGTTAATATAAGGCAGTGCCTTAATAGGATCTTTGAGTTCAATATAGTAAGCACCTAAATTCATCATTGATTTCGCTAGCATGGGGTGAGTCTTGCCCAACTTATTCATAATGATTTTTAAAGCTTTTAACTGATGTTCAATTGCCTTATGCTGATCGCGTGAAAATGAACAGACACTCGCCATGTTCAT from Gammaproteobacteria bacterium encodes the following:
- a CDS encoding heme-binding protein codes for the protein MAKYEEPDFQVIESYDQIQIRAYKPMIIAEVEVMGERDVAISQGFRLIANYIFGNNESKTAATKSNEKIKMTVPVIQQQSETISMTAPVMQQQNANINNWLVQFVMPKSYTLKTLPNPNNTKVRLREKDGYKAVVIRFSGSSSARNLQNHLIELKNFVSAHKLNVIGGPIYAFYNPPWTLPFFRRNEIMLKLR